In Myxococcales bacterium, a genomic segment contains:
- the phoU gene encoding phosphate signaling complex protein PhoU translates to MGSKVEEMLVSAMKALIDRDSELAERTMERDREINRLEVEIDERCLRILARRQPVASDLRFITTALKLTTDIERIGDSTVNICERVRELNEEPPLQPYTNLSDMAEATQAMLREALDAFVEGDADRAQEVIERDSTVDAYYAQIFRELLTYMMENPRNIYRCTRAQSIAKYLERIADHTTNLAELVVFMARGKDIRHPRSRAERRQTSSKPPPVAPR, encoded by the coding sequence ATGGGCTCCAAGGTCGAAGAGATGTTGGTCTCGGCCATGAAGGCCCTCATTGATCGCGACAGCGAGCTCGCCGAACGAACGATGGAGCGCGATCGAGAGATCAATCGGCTCGAGGTGGAGATCGACGAGCGATGCCTTCGCATCCTCGCGCGTCGCCAGCCGGTCGCGTCAGACCTCCGCTTCATCACCACGGCGCTCAAGCTCACGACCGACATCGAACGCATCGGCGACTCGACGGTCAACATCTGCGAACGCGTCCGCGAGCTCAACGAAGAGCCGCCGCTCCAGCCGTACACGAACCTCTCCGACATGGCGGAGGCCACGCAGGCCATGCTTCGCGAGGCGCTCGACGCGTTCGTGGAGGGCGACGCCGACCGGGCCCAAGAGGTCATCGAACGGGACTCGACGGTCGATGCCTATTACGCCCAGATTTTCCGCGAGCTATTGACCTACATGATGGAGAACCCGCGCAACATCTACCGATGCACGCGGGCCCAATCGATCGCCAAATACCTGGAGCGGATCGCCGACCACACGACCAACCTCGCCGAGCTCGTGGTCTTCATGGCGCGCGGCAAGGACATCCGGCATCCGCGCTCGCGCGCGGAGCGACGCCAGACGTCGAGCAAGCCGCCGCCGGTGGCCCCGCGCTAG
- the pstB gene encoding phosphate ABC transporter ATP-binding protein, whose protein sequence is MSSEHLSAFFGPTEALKRVSLSIRERRVTAVIGPSGCGKSTFVRCLNRMHEVTDGAHTKGRVLLDGKDIYERGTDPVQVRRRVGMVFQKPNPFPTMSIADNVLAGLRLNGMKVTDAKPRVEKALRQAALWDEVKDRLDRSGTSLSGGQQQRLCIARALALEPEVLLMDEPCSALDPIATTKIEELIYELKATYTIVIVTHSMQQAARVSDFTAFFYMGELVEYDTTDTLFTKPSNQRTEEYITGRFG, encoded by the coding sequence ATGAGCTCGGAGCACCTCTCGGCGTTCTTCGGGCCAACGGAGGCTCTCAAGCGCGTGAGCCTCAGCATTCGAGAACGGCGCGTCACCGCGGTCATCGGTCCCTCAGGCTGCGGCAAGTCGACCTTCGTGCGGTGCTTGAATCGGATGCATGAGGTCACCGACGGCGCGCACACCAAAGGGCGCGTCTTGCTCGACGGCAAGGACATCTACGAGCGCGGCACCGATCCGGTACAGGTGCGGCGCCGCGTCGGCATGGTGTTTCAGAAGCCGAACCCGTTCCCGACCATGTCGATCGCCGACAACGTGCTGGCGGGCCTCCGGCTGAACGGCATGAAAGTCACAGACGCCAAGCCGCGCGTCGAAAAGGCGCTCCGGCAAGCGGCGCTCTGGGACGAGGTCAAAGACCGCCTCGACAGGTCCGGGACGAGCCTCTCCGGCGGCCAGCAGCAGCGCCTGTGCATCGCTCGCGCCCTCGCCCTCGAGCCCGAGGTCCTCTTGATGGACGAGCCGTGTTCGGCGCTCGATCCCATCGCGACAACGAAGATCGAGGAGCTCATCTACGAGCTCAAGGCGACCTACACGATCGTCATCGTGACCCACAGCATGCAGCAGGCGGCTCGCGTGAGCGACTTCACGGCGTTCTTCTACATGGGCGAGCTCGTCGAATACGACACGACCGACACCCTCTTCACCAAGCCGTCGAATCAGCGAACCGAGGAGTACATCACCGGCCGATTTGGGTGA
- the pstA gene encoding phosphate ABC transporter permease PstA, with protein sequence MASYRTRKTLDVVLRWACLVATLCAMIPLISILLFVGREGIKGLSLDFLTHLPKPVGELGGGVANAIVGTVTIVAMACAMAIPAGILAGVYLAEYGKSRLGYAVRFTADVLSGVPSIVVGMFVYAVVVIPMKRQSAIAGSIAIAILMLPTIARTTEELMKLVPNALREAALALGVPRWRTVLRVVVRTALPGIVTGIMLAVARGTGETAPLLFTSANNRNWPEGIDQPTSTLTVQIFQYSVAPYDDWHQQAWAAALVLIAFVLGLNILSRLLVRHRVSR encoded by the coding sequence GTGGCGAGCTACCGCACCCGCAAGACGCTCGACGTCGTGCTCCGCTGGGCGTGCCTGGTGGCGACGCTGTGCGCCATGATCCCGCTCATCAGCATCCTGCTCTTCGTCGGCCGCGAAGGCATCAAGGGGCTCAGCCTCGACTTCCTCACGCACTTGCCCAAGCCCGTCGGCGAGCTCGGCGGCGGCGTCGCAAACGCCATCGTCGGCACCGTCACCATCGTCGCCATGGCGTGCGCGATGGCGATCCCCGCCGGGATCTTGGCGGGGGTCTACCTCGCGGAGTACGGCAAGAGTCGCCTCGGCTACGCCGTTCGCTTCACCGCCGACGTCCTCTCCGGTGTGCCGTCCATCGTCGTCGGCATGTTCGTCTACGCCGTCGTCGTCATTCCCATGAAGCGGCAGTCGGCCATCGCCGGCTCCATCGCCATCGCGATCTTGATGTTGCCGACCATCGCCCGAACGACGGAAGAGCTCATGAAGCTCGTCCCCAACGCGCTCCGAGAGGCGGCCCTAGCGCTGGGCGTGCCGCGTTGGCGCACCGTCTTGCGTGTCGTCGTGCGGACGGCGCTACCAGGCATTGTGACGGGCATCATGTTGGCCGTGGCGCGCGGCACCGGCGAGACGGCGCCGCTGCTCTTCACCTCGGCGAACAACCGCAACTGGCCCGAAGGCATCGACCAGCCGACGTCGACGCTCACGGTGCAAATATTCCAGTATTCCGTCGCGCCCTACGACGACTGGCACCAGCAAGCGTGGGCCGCGGCCCTGGTCCTCATCGCGTTCGTGCTTGGCTTGAACATACTCTCGCGCCTCCTCGTTCGACACCGTGTGAGCCGTTGA
- the pstC gene encoding phosphate ABC transporter permease subunit PstC, translating into MNTTSTAHAAAPPAESGPRPSRGDSIFRRVTAAFGILLIVLIAWIILSLASDARSGFSRFGIAFLWRTDWDPVRESFGAAPFVFGTLVSSFLALLLAVPVALGIAVYLTELAPPRIRRPLGFVVELLAAVPSVVYGLWGIFILAPWMRETVQPKLESTLGFLPLFQGPHLGYGMLTAGVILAIMILPTISSVMREVLVAVPGILKENALALGATRVEAISQVVLPFARSGMVGATMLGLGRALGETMAVTMIIGNRADISASLFAPSYTMASVIANEYAEAASGAHLTALTTIGLLLFAVTFVLNVVARLLVWRVGRLPEGARS; encoded by the coding sequence GTGAACACGACCAGCACCGCTCACGCGGCCGCTCCCCCTGCGGAGAGCGGCCCGCGCCCGAGCCGCGGCGACTCGATCTTCCGACGAGTCACCGCGGCCTTCGGCATTTTGCTCATCGTACTCATCGCGTGGATCATCCTCTCCTTGGCGTCGGACGCACGGAGCGGCTTCAGCCGCTTCGGCATCGCGTTCCTCTGGCGCACCGACTGGGACCCGGTGCGCGAGAGCTTCGGCGCGGCGCCGTTCGTCTTCGGGACCTTGGTCTCGTCGTTCTTGGCGCTCCTCTTGGCCGTTCCCGTGGCGCTCGGCATCGCGGTCTACCTGACGGAGCTCGCGCCGCCCCGCATCCGACGTCCCTTGGGCTTCGTCGTCGAGCTGCTCGCGGCCGTTCCCAGCGTCGTCTACGGCCTGTGGGGCATCTTCATTCTCGCGCCGTGGATGCGTGAGACGGTGCAGCCGAAGCTCGAGAGCACGCTGGGCTTCCTTCCGCTCTTTCAAGGCCCGCACCTCGGCTACGGCATGCTCACGGCGGGCGTCATCCTCGCCATCATGATCCTGCCGACCATCTCGTCGGTCATGCGCGAAGTCCTCGTAGCGGTGCCGGGGATCTTGAAAGAGAACGCGTTGGCCCTCGGCGCCACACGCGTCGAGGCGATATCGCAGGTCGTCTTGCCGTTTGCGCGCTCCGGCATGGTCGGCGCCACGATGCTCGGCCTCGGCCGAGCCCTCGGCGAGACCATGGCCGTCACGATGATCATCGGCAACCGCGCCGACATCTCCGCGTCGCTCTTTGCGCCCAGCTACACGATGGCGAGCGTCATCGCGAACGAGTACGCAGAAGCCGCCTCGGGGGCTCATCTCACGGCGCTCACGACGATCGGGCTCTTGCTCTTTGCCGTGACCTTCGTGCTCAACGTGGTGGCTCGCCTCCTCGTCTGGCGCGTGGGGCGCTTGCCGGAAGGGGCGAGGAGCTAG
- the pstS gene encoding phosphate ABC transporter substrate-binding protein PstS, which produces MRNASTVLVAAGLLVMGCKGSDSSSATPSSSASTTVAVAPKSDTVSLNGAGATFPFPLYSKWISEFGKANPQVKVNYQSVGSGAGIKQITDQTVDFGASDAPMSDEELAKAKGKLHHVPMTLGAVVVTYNVPDAKAAIKLTPEALTGVFMGEIKKWNDPKLVADNPDAKLPATNITVVARSDGSGTTAVFTDYLAKVSPAWKDKVGAGKSVKWPAGISSKGNEGVTGSVKSTPGSIGYVELAYAKQNNLATASLKNQAGKFTDAALASVTAAAASVADKMPDDLRVSITNAPGEAAYPIAAFSYVLVYEENANAQKGQALANYLWWGLHEGQEHAEALHYGKLPAPVVAKAEAKVKLLKAEGKALLVGK; this is translated from the coding sequence ATGCGAAACGCCTCCACCGTCCTCGTTGCTGCTGGCCTCCTCGTGATGGGCTGCAAAGGCAGCGACTCGAGCTCCGCGACCCCCTCCAGCAGCGCGTCGACGACCGTCGCCGTCGCCCCCAAGAGCGACACCGTCAGCCTAAACGGCGCAGGCGCCACCTTCCCGTTCCCGCTCTACTCGAAGTGGATCTCCGAGTTCGGCAAGGCGAACCCCCAGGTGAAGGTCAACTACCAGTCGGTGGGCTCCGGCGCCGGCATCAAGCAGATCACCGACCAGACCGTCGACTTCGGCGCCAGCGACGCGCCCATGAGCGACGAAGAACTCGCCAAGGCGAAGGGCAAGCTGCACCACGTGCCGATGACCCTCGGCGCCGTCGTCGTGACGTACAACGTCCCCGATGCCAAGGCCGCCATCAAGCTAACGCCCGAGGCGCTCACGGGCGTCTTCATGGGGGAGATCAAGAAGTGGAACGACCCGAAGCTCGTGGCGGACAACCCCGACGCGAAGCTTCCCGCCACCAACATCACGGTGGTGGCCCGCTCCGACGGAAGCGGCACGACGGCGGTGTTCACCGACTACCTCGCGAAGGTCAGCCCCGCGTGGAAAGACAAGGTCGGCGCTGGCAAGAGCGTCAAGTGGCCCGCCGGAATCTCGAGCAAGGGCAACGAAGGCGTGACGGGAAGCGTGAAGTCGACGCCCGGCTCCATCGGCTACGTCGAGCTCGCCTACGCCAAGCAAAATAACCTCGCCACGGCGTCACTCAAGAACCAGGCAGGCAAGTTCACCGACGCGGCCCTCGCATCGGTCACCGCCGCCGCTGCCAGCGTCGCCGACAAGATGCCGGACGACCTTCGCGTCTCCATCACCAACGCACCCGGCGAGGCGGCGTACCCCATCGCCGCGTTTTCCTATGTCCTCGTCTACGAAGAAAACGCGAACGCGCAGAAGGGCCAAGCGCTCGCCAACTACCTCTGGTGGGGTCTCCACGAAGGGCAAGAGCACGCCGAAGCGCTCCACTACGGCAAGCTCCCGGCTCCCGTCGTCGCCAAAGCCGAGGCCAAGGTGAAGCTACTTAAGGCCGAAGGAAAGGCGCTCCTCGTCGGCAAGTGA
- a CDS encoding sigma 54-dependent Fis family transcriptional regulator, giving the protein MADFDAITEQMLVGAAHAPVRGQGVELAFVEGPNRGAVVRIAELAHRRALVGSSAACEIRLDDRTVSRRHASLELEEGGLRVLDLGSRNGVYVGGVRVRDALLISGNEFVVGATRIRVAIGGEERDIAAWQTGKFGRVLGASPAMRRLYPVLERLASQSTPALIEGEAGTGKELLAESIHEASPTPDAPFVVFEPASVAPEAIEQELFGLRGDVHGAGGLIQAARGGTLFLDEVSDLPTPSQLKLLRVLEHDARGSNAGGTPRVRIIASTRRDLDREVQDRRFREDLLTALATVRVELPPLRKRTGDIALLTHHFWAALGGAPGELPANLVQRFEQHEWPGNVRELQAAVGRAIVTGERDVGAKKRGAGGGADAIAELIDRGLPLPRARQEIVLELERRYTQAMLDRHGGSVGKAAAASGIGRRYFQAIRAKK; this is encoded by the coding sequence ATGGCCGACTTCGACGCGATCACGGAGCAGATGCTCGTGGGAGCCGCGCACGCTCCCGTTCGAGGGCAAGGTGTGGAGCTCGCCTTCGTCGAGGGCCCCAACCGGGGGGCCGTCGTGCGCATCGCGGAGCTGGCGCATCGTCGCGCGCTCGTCGGCTCGAGCGCTGCCTGCGAGATTCGCCTCGACGATCGGACGGTGTCGCGCCGGCACGCCTCGCTGGAGCTCGAGGAAGGCGGTCTTCGCGTCCTTGACCTCGGCTCGAGAAACGGCGTCTACGTCGGAGGCGTACGGGTTCGCGACGCCCTGCTGATCTCGGGCAACGAGTTCGTCGTCGGCGCCACGCGGATTCGCGTCGCCATCGGCGGCGAAGAGCGCGACATCGCCGCGTGGCAAACGGGCAAGTTCGGCCGCGTGCTCGGCGCGAGCCCTGCCATGCGCCGGCTTTATCCGGTGCTCGAGCGCCTCGCCAGCCAGTCGACGCCCGCGCTCATCGAAGGCGAGGCGGGCACCGGCAAAGAGCTGCTCGCCGAGTCGATTCACGAGGCGAGCCCCACGCCCGACGCGCCCTTCGTCGTCTTCGAGCCCGCCAGCGTGGCGCCCGAAGCCATCGAGCAGGAGCTCTTCGGCCTTCGCGGCGACGTCCACGGCGCAGGCGGTCTCATCCAAGCGGCGCGCGGGGGAACCTTGTTCTTGGACGAGGTCTCCGATCTCCCGACGCCGAGCCAACTGAAGCTCCTGCGGGTCCTCGAGCACGACGCCCGCGGCTCGAACGCGGGCGGCACGCCGCGCGTTCGGATCATCGCCTCGACGCGCCGCGATCTCGACCGCGAGGTTCAAGATCGCCGCTTTCGCGAGGATCTGCTGACGGCGCTCGCCACCGTGCGCGTCGAGCTTCCTCCGTTGCGCAAGCGCACCGGCGACATCGCCTTGCTCACGCACCACTTCTGGGCCGCGCTCGGCGGCGCCCCCGGCGAGCTCCCCGCCAATCTCGTCCAGCGCTTCGAGCAACACGAGTGGCCCGGCAACGTCCGCGAGCTTCAAGCGGCCGTCGGACGCGCCATCGTCACGGGAGAGCGCGACGTGGGCGCCAAGAAACGCGGCGCCGGTGGTGGCGCCGACGCCATCGCCGAGCTCATCGACCGAGGCCTCCCGTTGCCGCGCGCGCGCCAAGAGATCGTGCTGGAGCTCGAGCGCCGCTACACGCAAGCGATGCTCGATCGCCACGGCGGGAGCGTCGGCAAGGCGGCGGCGGCGAGCGGCATCGGGCGGCGGTATTTCCAGGCGATCCGCGCCAAGAAGTGA
- a CDS encoding PEGA domain-containing protein — MRQRIAARIVVASVVASAVGLASRAASAQTTDQCLDAFHRGQDLRDRGALREARGQFVVCSRSTCPALVRADCTESEAAVLRELPSIVPGARRLDGSDIVALSIRIDGKPVATNAGAALELDPGVHQLHIESPGYQPASTSIVVRVGERNRPVLLTLEESSSAPSTSLQSPRSWAWPLAGVGVLALGSFAGFGIHGLVDRADARERCAPTCPPGEESRIRTQFIVADVSLVVGALALAGALAVHLTQPAHQPQGRGE, encoded by the coding sequence ATGCGCCAACGAATCGCCGCGCGAATCGTCGTCGCTTCGGTTGTCGCGTCGGCCGTTGGCCTCGCCTCGCGCGCCGCCTCGGCGCAGACGACCGATCAGTGTCTCGACGCGTTCCATCGGGGGCAAGATCTAAGAGACCGCGGCGCGCTCCGTGAAGCGCGCGGCCAGTTCGTAGTCTGCTCGCGCTCCACATGCCCCGCGCTGGTTCGCGCCGATTGCACCGAGAGCGAGGCCGCCGTCCTTCGCGAGCTTCCGAGCATCGTCCCAGGCGCCCGCCGCCTCGACGGGAGTGACATCGTGGCCCTCTCGATTCGCATCGACGGAAAGCCCGTCGCGACGAACGCCGGCGCCGCGCTCGAGCTTGATCCCGGCGTGCACCAGCTCCACATCGAGAGCCCCGGGTACCAGCCCGCCTCGACGTCCATCGTCGTCCGCGTCGGAGAGCGAAACCGGCCCGTGCTCCTGACGCTCGAGGAGTCGAGCTCCGCGCCATCGACGTCGCTTCAGTCGCCGCGTTCGTGGGCGTGGCCGCTGGCAGGGGTCGGCGTCCTCGCGCTCGGCTCGTTTGCCGGCTTCGGTATCCACGGCCTCGTGGACCGCGCCGACGCGCGCGAACGCTGCGCGCCGACGTGTCCGCCCGGCGAAGAGTCGAGGATTCGGACGCAGTTCATCGTCGCCGACGTTTCGCTCGTCGTCGGCGCGTTGGCCCTCGCCGGCGCGCTGGCCGTTCACCTGACCCAGCCCGCCCACCAACCTCAGGGACGCGGCGAGTGA
- a CDS encoding serine/threonine protein kinase: MDAAGTPTKSEPPYRRLGKYEVFGAFAQGGMASVHVARIRGPSGFAKLVAVKEVNRAFAASARHAKMLLAEARLGARIRSPYAIPILDVVQEGDQLCIVMELVRGVSLNELILAASARRTRIAPAIVSAMLSDALRGLHAAHEATGENGRPLQIIHRDVSPQNLLVGADGMTRVLDFGVAKGLGSEGVSQVGEVKGKIGYMPPEQLTGHVTRQSDIYAAGVVLWEALVAARLRKKAEKSAIAAIVQTEAIAPSAAGAEVSVAVDDVVMTALSQDPKRRFGTAEAMAIALEEACPPASRDEVARLVEDYGFESLQKLDELTRACESASVGDAVREAVAAPSAEADAAATTAVVRRSPPWLWPAVPVVALAFIGSALVAKSQRAAPPRATESRPTESMPVVTALALPVGDADGAAPAARSFVTDAGTDAFGFRDHPCERVAASDAPNGAAQQGRRAPRSGGEAQLFAALRVRRERTQAVQARVLSVRRGRACAIPASATAGRAPANEPFAKGPRP; the protein is encoded by the coding sequence ATGGACGCCGCTGGCACGCCCACCAAGTCTGAGCCGCCGTACCGGCGCCTTGGAAAGTACGAGGTGTTTGGAGCGTTCGCGCAGGGCGGCATGGCGTCGGTCCACGTCGCGCGCATACGAGGCCCCTCCGGCTTCGCGAAGCTCGTGGCCGTCAAGGAGGTGAACCGGGCCTTCGCCGCGAGCGCGCGGCACGCGAAGATGCTCCTCGCCGAAGCCCGCCTCGGCGCGCGGATTCGAAGCCCCTACGCGATTCCCATCCTCGACGTCGTGCAAGAGGGCGATCAGCTTTGCATCGTCATGGAGCTCGTGCGCGGCGTATCGCTGAACGAGCTCATCCTGGCGGCGTCGGCGCGCCGCACGCGGATCGCCCCGGCCATCGTGTCGGCGATGCTCTCGGACGCCCTCCGCGGCCTTCACGCGGCGCACGAAGCGACGGGCGAGAACGGCCGCCCGCTGCAGATCATCCACCGCGATGTATCGCCGCAGAACTTGCTCGTGGGCGCCGACGGCATGACGCGCGTGCTCGACTTCGGCGTGGCCAAGGGCCTCGGCTCCGAGGGTGTTTCTCAAGTCGGCGAGGTCAAAGGAAAGATCGGCTACATGCCGCCAGAGCAGCTCACCGGCCACGTGACGCGGCAGTCGGACATCTACGCGGCGGGCGTCGTCTTGTGGGAGGCGCTCGTGGCGGCTCGGCTGCGCAAGAAGGCTGAGAAGTCGGCCATCGCGGCGATCGTGCAGACGGAGGCGATCGCGCCGAGCGCTGCCGGCGCCGAGGTCTCTGTGGCCGTCGACGACGTCGTGATGACCGCGCTCTCGCAAGACCCGAAGCGGCGCTTCGGCACCGCCGAGGCGATGGCCATCGCGCTCGAAGAGGCGTGTCCCCCCGCGTCCCGCGACGAGGTCGCCCGACTCGTCGAAGATTATGGCTTTGAGTCGCTCCAGAAGCTCGACGAGCTCACCCGCGCGTGCGAGTCCGCGTCGGTCGGTGACGCGGTGCGCGAAGCGGTCGCGGCGCCCAGCGCCGAGGCCGACGCCGCGGCCACGACGGCGGTGGTGCGGCGCTCGCCACCGTGGCTTTGGCCCGCCGTCCCCGTCGTGGCCCTCGCGTTCATCGGCAGCGCGCTTGTCGCGAAGTCGCAACGGGCAGCGCCACCTCGCGCCACGGAGTCGCGGCCCACGGAATCGATGCCCGTCGTCACGGCGCTAGCTCTTCCGGTGGGCGACGCCGACGGTGCGGCCCCCGCCGCCCGCTCCTTCGTCACCGATGCGGGCACCGATGCCTTCGGCTTCCGCGACCACCCCTGCGAGCGCGTCGCCGCCAGCGACGCTCCCAACGGCGCCGCCCAGCAGGGGCGTCGTGCGCCCCGCTCCGGTGGTGAAGCCCAGCTGTTCGCCGCCCTTCGAGTACGACGCGAACGGACG